The Mesobacillus jeotgali genome window below encodes:
- a CDS encoding Na+/H+ antiporter NhaC family protein, producing MLNQNQTITLKTSEAAAVIFLLLTGIGYGMIKLELMPHIPVLAGIGFLILYGLLKKIKMSELEQSMIDGAKAGLGAVMIFFFIGMLVSSWIAAGTIPTLIYFAFELVTGKWFYAIVFIVTSVIGLSIGSSLTTSAVIGVAFIAVSETLGFSLAITAGAVVSGAFLGDKMSPLSDTTVLASSTVKVDLFEHIKNMSWTTVPAFVISVVLFASLSPELSSADFTKLKNLKNTLLEMNLVHWYSLIPLGILAILAVKKVSSILTLGAGTVSAMIISMMVVPQKDWGSLPGILYTGYVSESGNKQLDSLLSRGGLESMFFSVSLVLLALSMGGLLFKLGVLPALLKGLAGNLEKVPVLIGSTALSAIGINFLIGEQYLSIILTGNTFAGHFEKAGLHPKNLSRVLEDAGTVLNPLVPWSVCGVFLTSVLGVSTMEYLPFAFFCLLSPVLTLAAGFTGITLSNTGKNAVA from the coding sequence ATGTTAAACCAAAACCAGACCATTACACTGAAAACTTCAGAGGCAGCTGCTGTCATATTTTTGCTTCTGACAGGAATCGGTTATGGCATGATAAAACTGGAATTAATGCCACATATTCCGGTCCTGGCGGGGATCGGCTTTTTGATCCTTTATGGATTGTTGAAAAAAATCAAGATGTCTGAGCTTGAACAAAGTATGATTGACGGTGCAAAGGCTGGGCTCGGTGCTGTAATGATTTTTTTCTTCATTGGGATGCTGGTCAGCAGCTGGATTGCTGCAGGAACCATACCTACATTGATTTATTTTGCATTTGAGTTAGTGACTGGAAAGTGGTTTTATGCGATTGTCTTTATCGTCACATCTGTTATTGGGTTGAGCATTGGCAGTTCACTGACAACCTCCGCGGTAATCGGTGTCGCGTTCATCGCTGTCAGTGAAACACTGGGCTTCTCATTGGCAATCACAGCTGGTGCAGTAGTTTCGGGTGCATTCCTGGGGGATAAAATGTCACCGCTATCGGATACGACGGTCCTGGCGTCTTCTACTGTGAAAGTCGATCTATTTGAACATATTAAAAATATGTCCTGGACAACGGTACCTGCGTTCGTCATTTCAGTTGTCTTGTTCGCTTCCTTGTCGCCAGAATTAAGTTCAGCTGACTTTACGAAACTAAAAAATTTAAAAAATACTCTCCTAGAGATGAATCTTGTCCACTGGTACTCGCTCATTCCGCTGGGGATCCTTGCGATTCTTGCCGTGAAAAAAGTATCTTCTATACTAACACTTGGAGCAGGTACGGTTTCCGCAATGATCATCAGTATGATGGTTGTCCCTCAAAAAGATTGGGGGTCGCTTCCAGGAATTCTATACACAGGGTATGTTTCTGAAAGTGGAAACAAGCAGCTAGATTCGCTGTTATCCCGCGGGGGACTTGAAAGTATGTTTTTTTCAGTATCCCTTGTACTTCTCGCCTTAAGCATGGGAGGATTGCTGTTTAAGCTCGGCGTTCTTCCTGCTCTATTGAAAGGGCTCGCCGGCAATCTTGAAAAGGTGCCTGTCCTGATTGGTTCCACAGCTTTATCTGCGATTGGAATCAACTTTTTGATTGGTGAGCAATATCTCTCGATCATTTTAACCGGGAACACATTTGCAGGCCATTTTGAAAAAGCAGGACTTCATCCGAAAAATCTTTCCCGTGTCCTGGAGGATGCCGGGACTGTACTTAACCCGCTTGTTCCCTGGAGTGTATGCGGCGTGTTCCTCACTAGCGTCCTAGGAGTCAGCACGATGGAGTATCTACCATTTGCGTTCTTTTGTTTACTGTCACCAGTATTGACACTGGCGGCAGGATTTACTGGCATAACCTTATCGAATACTGGGAAAAATGCGGTGGCATAA